CCGGCGCAGGCCCCGCACAAGGTCGAAGCCATGGGCAGGTCTTTGGCCCGGAGCAAGCCCAAAAATTGGGGGACCAGGGTCGCCCCGATGGGCCCACTGTAAACCCAGCCATAGGCATGGCCCCCGATCCGTTGATAAACCGGACAGACATTCAGACACCCGCCGCAGCGCAGGCAAAAAAGGGATGGCCTTAGTTCCGGATCCTTAAGGATTCTGGATCGGCCGTTGTCCAGTAAGACTATGTGGACTTCTTCCGGACCGTCCTCCTCCGCTGGGCGGCCGGGGCCATTAATGAAAGACATATAGGTGGACAGTTTCTGACCCGTAGCGCTTTTGGCCAGGATCTTGAGAAAGACCGCCAGTTCCGATAACCCCGGGATCACTTTCTCTATCCCCACAACGGCCACGTGGAGACGCGGGAAGGTGGTGCACATCCGGGCATTGCCTTCGTTTTCCACGATAACCAGGGTGCCTGTTTCCGCCAGGGCGAAATTGGCCCCGCTGATCCCCATGCCGGCCTGAAAATATTTTTCCCGAAGGAATTCCCGAGCCGCCTGGGTCAATTTTTCCGGCGTATCGAAAAGGGGGACCCCTAATTTTTTAGAAAACAACTCGGCAATCTCTTCCTGGGATTTATGGATGGCCGGGGCAATGATATGGGAGGGGGGCTCCCCGGCTAACTGGACAATAAATTCCCCGAGATCCGTTTCCCAAACCGTTGTCCCGGAATTTTCCAGCTCCTGGTTAAGCCCGATCTCTTCGGTGGTCATGGATTTGCTTTTGACCACCATTTTGATCCCCCGGGAACGGACCAGACCCTGGATATATCGGCGGGCGTCTTCGGCGTCCGGCGAGCGGTGGACCTTGACCCCCA
This genomic interval from Deltaproteobacteria bacterium contains the following:
- a CDS encoding iron-sulfur cluster-binding protein, yielding MKIQTEKFKTQADQALGDKALQEALNRACGHIGRMRAMAFADWPEGEALRTQAHRIKSEVMDHLEAYLEQLEKSAQSLGVKVHRSPDAEDARRYIQGLVRSRGIKMVVKSKSMTTEEIGLNQELENSGTTVWETDLGEFIVQLAGEPPSHIIAPAIHKSQEEIAELFSKKLGVPLFDTPEKLTQAAREFLREKYFQAGMGISGANFALAETGTLVIVENEGNARMCTTFPRLHVAVVGIEKVIPGLSELAVFLKILAKSATGQKLSTYMSFINGPGRPAEEDGPEEVHIVLLDNGRSRILKDPELRPSLFCLRCGGCLNVCPVYQRIGGHAYGWVYSGPIGATLVPQFLGLLRAKDLPMASTLCGACAGVCPVRIPLPDLLLKLRQRIQEQGGATFYEKSFINLWAACQSHPSWYRAAVALAKTGAKIFPDKIPSGPSFPEKTIHEWWQDENPD